A DNA window from Arachis duranensis cultivar V14167 chromosome 3, aradu.V14167.gnm2.J7QH, whole genome shotgun sequence contains the following coding sequences:
- the LOC107481050 gene encoding glutathione S-transferase DHAR3, chloroplastic, translated as MSSSPPSAPFEICVKASITTPNKLGDCPFCQRVLLTLEEKHLPYDPKLVDLTNKPEWFLKINAEGKVPVIKLDEKWVSDSDIITQILEEKYPSPPLVTPPEKATVGSKIFSTFIGFLKSKDPNDGTEQALLSELSSFNDYLKENGPFVNGKDISAADLSIGPKLYHLEIALGHYKKWKVPDSLQSLKSYMKDIFSRESFIKTRAQPQDVIEGWRPKVEG; from the exons ATGTCTTCTTCTCCGCCTTCTGCGCCCTTCGAAATCTGCGTCAAAGCTTCCATAACCACTCCCAACAAGCTCGGAGACT GTCCCTTCTGCCAAAGGGTGTTGCTGACTCTTGAGGAGAAACATCTTCCTTATGACCCCAAGTTGGTAGATTTGACCAACAAGCCAGAATG GTTCCTTAAAATCAATGCTGAGGGTAAAGTTCCtgtcataaagcttgatgagaAGTGGGTTTCTGATTCGGATATCATCACACAAATTCTGGAAGAGAAGTATCCTAGCCCACCGTTGGTAACCCCACCCGAAAAAGCTACAGT TGGGTCGAAGATCTTTTCTACATTTATTGGATTTCTCAAGAGCAAAGATCCCAATGATGGAACAGAGCAAGCATTGCTAAGTGAACTAAGCTCTTTCAACGATTACCTTAAGGAAAAT GGTCCTTTTGTCAATGGGAAAGACATATCTGCAGCTGACTTATCTATTGGACCAAAGCTGTATCATTTGGAGATTGCTTTGGGGCATTATAAGAAGTGGAAAGTTCCTGATTCACTTCAATCTTTGAAGTCTTATATGAAG GATATTTTCTCGAGGGAGTCATTCATTAAAACACGTGCACAACCCCAGGATGTGATTGAAGGTTGGCGTCCAAAAGTGGAGGGCTGA